The window TGATCCATCAGAATTTGTTGATTGACAAGAACTTCTTTCAGAAGAGCTGAAAAAAGAATCGTCTAGTTCAAAAGGGTAGTTTTAAATTATCAAGGCATGTACAATCATGGATGAAAATATTGGGACCCTTTTTCACCAGAGACCTTGTCTGTGTACATGGCATTATGAAATCTAAAGACTGATAAAAATCAAGGGGTATAATGCAAGGTTATTAGTCATCTCAGTAGGACAATGACCTAAAACaccaaaaagtaaaaagtaaccAGATATGATCCTAAAGTGGCCATCAATGAGTCTATTCAAGTCCCATAAAAAACCTATAGAGAGATCTCAAGACAACAGTTGGAAGAAGGCACCCTTCAAACTTACTTCCACACATTTGGTTGCAGCCTCTCATGTACCCATGATAGGGTGGACTGATAGGctgggctgctgctgtttctgccatgctgctgctctgctgctgctctgaaaaAACAATGAACTAACTTCACTCCAAGTTGTAACTATCTAGTGATCGATAACACTATAAGACAAACTAATAGGCAAAATTCTTCAGATAGTTTATTAAACTATTCTCTCTCCGCTTTAACTGCTACAAAACCATGGcaacacaaaccaacaaaaacatgttCACATAATTACAAAAACAGGTGGAGTGTATATTGTGGGAGACATACACCTGTGTTTGTATGCAGGCTATGCtcagtttaaaatgtaatccTGCCAAGTAGCCTAATCTCTGTTTTATCAAATATACCGGTAATCTGATAACCTATCTGACCCCCTGGTCGCACTGCACTGCATGCGGAAGCTGTGCGCGGGTGGTTGTACTGGGAGGgtacttctcctcctctctccgcGCCCACTCGTATTCACTCgattttccacacacacatgtcatTTTTACAGGtagaaaagcgctatataaatacagaccatttaccattttacAAGCAACAacttaattaatcattttatttattttattgtgaaaattgACCGGATTCTCTCGCCTTATCTGTGCCCGTCTTCCTGTCTCGGCGCTCGCGGCTCGCGTGAAAAAAAGAACTGAACCGATCTGAAGCGCTGCAGGCGCGCGCACTGCGCTCCAGAGCGCGAGATGTGAGACCAGGCAGACCGGTTAACATATGCACCTATCTGAAAGCTGGATAGACCCGATCGTACCAGACAAGAAGTCGGGCACAGAAAAGGCGAGAGAATccggtcaattttcaaaataaaatatttaaatgatgATTAATTAAGTTGTTGCTTGTCCGTCTATAAATATTTGTCAGTCCCGCGGGCAGTGCGTCCGGGCTGTGATTCGCGTCCATGTCTGTCAGATGTGTGTCCGAAGCTAAGAAAATATAGCCCAGCCCACCGCCGTCAACTCGGCTCGGCGGCCGGGACTAGCCAACTCGGCCCCGCTCGAGAGAGCCCCGCGTCTCGCCTGGGCTGTATTTACTTAGCTTCGGACACACATCTGACAGCCACCACAACAGGGCCACCGCCACCAGCGCTCAGAGACGATTTAAttatcctcatcatcatctagCTAGCGTTGTGTaggctaacgttaacgttagcctACACAAACGATCAGatcaaaaatgcatttaaacctCCGCCAGTCATGTTATTCATTAGGCTATATAAAATGCAAGTTGCGTACATGACTCGCGTCTCGAACAGATCAAACAAAACCATTAAACTTGTGGTTAGCAGCAACAAACGACTTTGGAGAGAAGGAAAACATGTACTCACCTCCAGTGATCACGCCGAGAAATGATGTGCGATCTCTCGTAACCGTTAAAAAGTTGCCGGTCTCTGTGCAGACTTTTGGCAAGCCAGAGGGATGCCAAAGCACTCCCGTAAAATCATGAATGCGAACGCGCTCAAAAACATTATGGTCCCGCTCATTGCCTTTTTGGCTGGTTAACCAGATATAAGCCAAAACTCGGCCAAAATAACATTGcgccatttatttattatggCAGATCATAACAAAACCAAACCTGACCCACAAATATAATCCTTTGCCAAAACAACCCGAAAGAGGCCAGATATATGCCACAAAAGAGCCAAAATGATTTGCTATCTgggtaggtgaacagaaatgtataaataaataaaaagcatttattcttttatttatacttttatttatttatttatacatttatttcagcatttatttatttattcatttatttacgcatgtatttatttatgcatttatttatttatacatttatttcagcatttatctatttatttatgtatttatttatgcatttatttatttatttaatttatttatttatacttatgtcaggtttggtcctccatatttTTGTGTGATTGATGGCTTCAAATATCCTGTtttctggaggaggaggaaggcagcAACAGTCCTGCAGTCTGCTGGAGATTAAAGAGTTCATCAGatacataaaaaacacagtTCATGCCTCTCAAACTAAACCTACACACTATGATTTCAAGGCACATCAAGTTACATTTCTACATGTTTTGTGACACAATGTCTGAAAGAGCAGGAGATAAACATGTCTGTATTTGTACTTGGAGCTGAGCATATCCTGCCACATGTCAATTGGTTGATTTAAATCTGAGCAGCGCTGTAACCCCGCCCCACACTTCCGTTGGGGTTGCTCGTTTCATCCTCAAAGGTCGACTGGTTAAGCACTCCGCCCTGTTACTTGCTATTGTTCCTAACGGCTAGCTCCGCCCATGTGAATGATCCCAAACATAGACTCGAACGCCTCCTGTGGAACGTCACTGCGCTTCGGGTCAGGATTGGCTGGTGAAGTTTTGAACAAGTTAAACGGTTTCAGCGGGGAGGTTTGCAGTTACCCACCGAGTATCACTCGGAGTTTACACATGAGCTGTAAAGCGAAGTGGGAAGTCTTTCATTTTagtgcattttattttctcGTCAATATGCGATTGATTTAGCTTTAAAATTAAATAGCGGAGCAACGAGCACGTAATCCCTCTTCAGAAACCCGGATAACAAAGGTAACGCAGTTTAATTGACGCTAAAGACAatattaacgttagctagttagtGTTAGCTGGTTCACACCGTTGTTAAACATGAACATTATAGCAGCTTTATGGACAGACGTATGTACGACAACATGTCGGTTGAATTTAACATGTCGTGTCTTACAGTAGCTGTTACAGCAGTCTTGGGTATTACTGAACATTATTTGAGAGCTCGTCGACTGCAGTTGAGCTAAGCTAACGTGTTACCTGGGGAACGTTACCTAATTCTGTCACATCACAAAGCGCCTGTGTTAATGTTAGG is drawn from Sparus aurata chromosome 8, fSpaAur1.1, whole genome shotgun sequence and contains these coding sequences:
- the LOC115587021 gene encoding uncharacterized protein LOC115587021; this encodes MAQCYFGRVLAYIWLTSQKGNERDHNVFERVRIHDFTGVLWHPSGLPKVCTETGNFLTVTRDRTSFLGVITGEQQQSSSMAETAAAQPISPPYHGYMRGCNQMCGTLLKEVLVNQQILMDQQKNIIRMIQDMQRSTNAVTGIRTTNVFPLNDKPALYALERDLGSQPDLRNKLVITLGLVGGATVKETVWRILKQASKMILRRPYHGAA